The Aquicella siphonis DNA segment TGCGCGTCTTGAACCCATGCTTTTAGGCATCACGAAAGCATCGCTGTCTACTGAATCGTTTATCTCCGCTGCGTCATTCCAGGAGACAACACGCGTCTTGACCGAGGCTGCAGTCAGTGGAAAATTGGATGAGTTAAGAGGGTTGAAGGAAAACGTGATTGTCGGGCGTTTAATACCGGCGGGAACGGGATTGGCTTATCATCTGGATCGTCGGGTAGGTGTCCACGGCCATGATCAGGCAGTCCAGCGTACTGAAAAAGTAAAATAATAACCAATAAGTCCTTGACATCAAAGGTTATGCTTTTTTAGAATCGCGCCTCTCCTGTGTGTTTGAGCAGAGCCTGGAAACAGGCCGACTCACGGGCAGGAGAATCAGCGCGATTTTGCTTTATGAAGTTAAGCCATTGATTTGGAATGAATTTTAACGGTTGGAGAGAGAGAATAGTCAATGCCAACGATTAATCAGTTAGTAAGAAGTGGTAGGGCGCCAAAGGAATTCAAGTCTAAAGTGCCTGCATTGGGTCAGTGCCCACAAAAACGCGGTGTTTGTACGCGCGTTTATACGACGACCCCGAAGAAACCGAACTCGGCTTTACGTAAGGTTGCGCGTGTTCGTTTAACGAATGGTTATGAAGTCACAGCCTATATCGGCGGTGAAGGACATAATTTACAAGAACACTCTGTTGTTTTGATCCGTGGCGGTCGTGTCAAGGACTTACCAGGTGTTCGCTATCACATAGTTCGCGGTAGCTTGGATACGGCGGGTGTCGATGGTCGACGTCAGGGCCGCTCTAAGTACGGTGCGAAAAGACCTAAGCAATAAATAATGGTGGGAATGAGCAATGCCAAGAAGAAAAGCTGCAATCAAGCGTGAGGTTTTACCAGATCCTCTTTATGGTAGTGAGGATGTCGCGAAATTCATCAATGTCGTCATGCGTGCTGGCAAGAAGTCAATCGCTGAAAAAATCGTCTACAACGCCCTGGAAATGCTGACTGACCGTCTGAAGAAGGAAAAAGACAAGGGTGACGATGATAGCGGAAAAGGTGGAAAAGGCGGCAAATCTGGCGGGTCTGCGGCGAAAGGCAAAAGCCACGGGCATACGCATGAAGAAGTGATGGAAACCCTGCGTAAGGCGTTAGGCAATGTTGCTCCTACAGTAGAAGTAAAATCACGGCGTGTGGGCGGTGCTACCTATCAAGTGCCGGTTGAAGTTGCATCTGACCGGGGTATTGCGCTGGCTATGCGGTGGGTGGTCAATGCTGCCAAGTCCCGTTCTGAAAAAACAATGGCTCTCCGGTTGGCGGCAGAGTTATATGAAGCCTATTTGGGCCGTGGCGCATCCGTCAAAACACGTGATGATGTCCATCGTATGGCTAAAGCAAACCAAGCGTTTGCACATTATCGTTGGTAAGGTAGAGGTGATCCGTGGCGCGAGTAACACCAATTGAGCGGTACCGAAATATAGGCATTATGGCCCATATTGACGCTGGCAAGA contains these protein-coding regions:
- the rpsL gene encoding 30S ribosomal protein S12 produces the protein MPTINQLVRSGRAPKEFKSKVPALGQCPQKRGVCTRVYTTTPKKPNSALRKVARVRLTNGYEVTAYIGGEGHNLQEHSVVLIRGGRVKDLPGVRYHIVRGSLDTAGVDGRRQGRSKYGAKRPKQ
- the rpsG gene encoding 30S ribosomal protein S7, with the protein product MPRRKAAIKREVLPDPLYGSEDVAKFINVVMRAGKKSIAEKIVYNALEMLTDRLKKEKDKGDDDSGKGGKGGKSGGSAAKGKSHGHTHEEVMETLRKALGNVAPTVEVKSRRVGGATYQVPVEVASDRGIALAMRWVVNAAKSRSEKTMALRLAAELYEAYLGRGASVKTRDDVHRMAKANQAFAHYRW